A region of the Penicillium psychrofluorescens genome assembly, chromosome: 6 genome:
AACCTATCATCACGCGTACTGCGTCCAGGTCCATCGGATCGTATTCCGGGCCAGTCCGAACGTGCGAGACTGCTCCGGCATTCTTCATCATCTAGGCGGGGGAGCACGTATCAGGCAGCGTATGTCGGCTAGATCGTCAGTGGTGCGACAGGGGAGCCGAGAAACTAGTTATTATTCGTGTTCGGGTCGATTTACGCACAGAATAATGAATCCCCGCGTATGTATTTTGGCCTAGGCAAGGCCCCCCAGTCAGAAGTCAACCATGGCTCGCAGTATCTCGGGGAGTTAAAAACAAGAGCCCACATTCACGGTGAACATTCCCACCTCGGATACACTATCCGAACCCTGTCGAATGCGGTTTCGGCAGCAGGCGTACgttattttcttttttcttttttttttttttccgcCCTGGTCTACACATTGGCAGACAATATATTACTATACGGCGCAGGTGCAGAGTCCCCAGTCCAAGTCCCCACCTCTTCGGCCACTCATTCGCTCCACCGGCCTAGGCTATCGGTTTCGGTTCGCGACAGATGACTGTTCGCGTCTCCCAATCGCTGCTGGCCGTCGGTGTTGGTTTTTGCGAGTAAGCTTTGCAAAACCCTCATTCGGTCATCCTGTGCAGGCCCAACAGCTCCGAACCCCCCCGACTCTAGTCGCTCCGCCATGCCGACATCTTCTTTTGCGCCTCTGAACCCTAGTCTAGATCTTTTCATTGGATGAATGCCACTGCACTATTCCTCGATTGGcgcagatgaagaagaatatGATCAAAACGCCTGCGTCTCCACAATTTGTCATTTCAAAAAAATtaataaaataaaataaaaaagCGATCATGCCACATTTGGCCCGGATTCCACCAGTGGTTCTTAGTGGAGCCGCTTCTTCCACCCCGCGTGGTCGAAAGGATACGCAAAGAGAGACATTATTAATATCGTAGATATCTATCGCCGAAGAACACGAAGTGAATGTGCCGCGTAGATGGCCGGGTGATTGGCACTAAAGTCAGACGGATTTCGCCGCTCAAAAAAGGCCGACTACTGAGGAGACAAAATTACCCGATCTAACATGAAGAAACTCTCACGGGGGAGACCGAGCGGGTGCAGAGTTGTCTTGATCGCCACAATAAATTCGAGATAACCAACAGCAACATTAGTGGCAAAGACTAGGATTGGTCTTGTCCGAATTCACCGTGATTCCGTTTCTGGAACTCTCTGGGGGTGGAGCAATACCATCCCCTGTTGACATTAGTTTCGGCGGAGCCTTGTATCCGCGGTACAGAACCAAAAACTATACGGACCAAGGGGGGCCAAAGGAGCGACAACCAGCCCCGGCGACCCAAGCACCCGGAACCCAACAGTAGTGGAAAGCAGGCTGGGCATGTCTGTCGGTTTCATTTAAGAAGTGTGATCGTACGCTCTCTATCGTCCTGAACTGATCTTAACCCTATTTTACCTCTTTCCCCAATTACCCATTGGTCCATTCAATATCGACTCAGGTGTCTATACAGCCAAGATCCAGTGTACATACATCTGGGTTGATCTTAACTATGGCCACCCACGCAGAATCCTACGGCCACCTGCCGTCCACACGCCAAAGCCGAATGAAGATCGATTCGCTGTTGAATCCGAACACGGATGATTGCGTGTACTCAGCACCTTCTTCGTCGCATGGCTTCAACTTTCCACAACAGTCCCCGGGATTTCCCTGGTATAGCCGCTACCCGGGCTACCATGACACAAGTCCCGGCGAAGTCTCCACCCCAACGACGCACGCgagcagcggcagcaatAGTAGCAGCTTGAACCCTCAacaacatcaccaccaccacatgTTCCTCTCCTACCGCCCATCCGGGTCCGCACCCTCCTCGCCAGACCCCTACCAGCCGCGCGAGCGGTACGACTCGGTGTCCAGCAGCTCTAGCACCAACGGCACAGACCGACGGCGGCCGCCACGTCCCAAGtatgaggaggaagaaatgtACTTTATCTGGTATCATCGCGTGGACCTATGCCAGGAATGGAAGGAAGTGCGCGAGAGCTTCAATCGTCAATTCCCCAaccgccagcgccgcggATTCCAGGGTATCCAGTGCAAATTCTACCGCTTTATCAAGGAAAAGCAGTGTCCCACTCTGCGCGAGCAGCGCCGCATGCGTGACGGCGAGTTCCTGCGAGAGGGCGCCAGTTTGACCTCGGCCGACTCCAATGCGCCGCGCTTTGGTGTCCTTGAATGGGGCAAAGTCTGGTATCCGTGGATGCGCGAGAGCCGTGATGAGGTTATGCGACCCAAATCTTCATGACCTTAGGATCCTGGGTGGATCCTGAGTGGTTTTCGTTTTTTATTATGTTTACAAGATACCTACGGCGGCGTTTGTTGTCGGCTATGTGTGTTTACGGCGTTGGTTTGGGGACATCGGGATATTACTTGGGAGGCTTACTGTCGTTTTCACATTTTCCTACATCTTTGGGTATTGGGCGGGACTCCAGCCCTCTGGTTCTTTTTCCGTTTCTCATGACTCTTACTATTAGTTTGTTCTATAATTATCTACTATCGATCCATCGCTCTCTGGGCCGTGTTCAACAGCAGGTAGGATCAGCGTTCCACTATCTTTCGGCCCCAGCTCTTCTAGAGCGTTCGAATGCCAAGCTTAGGCGATTCTGACAGTACCTAACCCGAGCCTTTTCTGTATTATAATTATTATCAATCTACGCTTGCTGTGGCTTTTGAATCTGCGGTGAACATATTGGATCCCCGCACAAGGTCAGCCTCGTGTATCAGCCTCGTCGTCACCAAGGGAGGGTAGGAACGCGAGAGTAGTCATGTGCATTCTGTGATACGATGCACATGCGCCGGCCCCAGATGATGAGCTAGGCCGTACTAACCACGAAAAGACATAGGAGATATTCACTGACCGTGTCGATCCGCCTCGCTCCGAGACTGATCATCTCGTCCTGCAATATCCTTCGTTACAACGGAGGCTGGCCCGCCTCAtttcctgcttctccaatCTCAGCCTCGAGTCAGGTTTCTATCATTGGATCTCATGGAGAACATGAGCACTAACAAAGAGCTAACGTTTGACCCGAAGTGTGTCTTTCATTGGATAGTCCTGCCCTTGACAATTCCGCATGCAGAACTTAGAGTAAGGTATCCAGAGTAGATTTACGACATCAGATAGCATGGCTTGTAGACTTCCAAATTACATACGGTGTTGAAAGAGCAACGGTCGCTACCAAACCCACGGCCCCATTCTTTCAGCTCCGCATCCCCGCGAAAATTAGGAAAGACTGGAAGTCCAGCCTCAGGATTGGTCCCATTTATCCGGTCCGTCTCTTCAATCGCTGACTTACTACTCAGAACCGTGGGGACGATGGGTTTGTGAGGTGGCTTATTAGCGCTCCTAACTGTGTTGGGAACACGCGGCTTGGGGGCTGTTGGTCGTCCGGCGATTTATACATAGCCGGCCAGGCAAGAAAACCGGTTTTGAGGATGGGGGCGCCTCCTCTTTTTGCTAAGTCTGTTTGTTATGATCAACTTTTATAGCTATGAATAGAGATATTTATTTATGTTCGGCTATGTTATTATTGGGAGGGGGTTTAGATATCGCCATTAGGGCTTACTATTAATCAACAATATGACGTTGGCGGCACCGTGGCACGATTGTGCATGACCCAAACAAACGGCAAAGACGTGACTGAGCATACTCAATTAAAATAGCATTGAAATGAACATTAGATAGATAATCGGAGAGAATTGCCTGTTGGTAGGGAGATGTATGTCTTGATCACAGGCACATTCTAAGCTATCGCCCACCCCTTTCTTGCCATCTCCGTATTACTGCTTCTTACTGAACTAGGTCGACTTGATTGGGGAGACGCCATGTCATCGGAAACTGACTCCAAACAAACCATTCGGGGCTCATATTCGAACGAACAAGGTCAGAAGGCATGTAGAAACCTCTACAGCCATTGATTTCAGATGCCAACCCCTATATCTAGAGATGTTAGAAGGAAGTTCTCAGTTAGGAAACGAACTAGTTGATTTGCACTCACCACTGAGCTGGAAATGACAATTTATTACCCTAATTGGAAACTAATATTAGCAAATTATTAGCCTCTGGGTCAACTAGTGATTTTGGTATGAAATAGGTTAGTATTCCTGTTGATACTAGTTGTATAGTCTTGTATGAGACCAACAATGAATACGAAGATGTCGGCGTTAACGTTTTGTGATAAGTATCCTACTGAGAACTTGCCGCAAGCACCCGAGTTCACCAAACTCAGTGGTGTGTTATAAATACTCGAATAGTCCTAGCAATTTAGGATGCAGCGTGTACGGCGCAAGCATAGCTACGTTCCAAACACGCAGTCACCAATGAGCAAAAAACATAAGGTGGCTATGCATCCTCTCGAGTCATGACTTTCATGATCTATGCAAGGGGCCAACATTTCCTTCGCATTACGATCCCTAAAATAACACGCCACATATAGGTAGGTTCTAGTACTACACGAGAAAACATGCCTGTAATCAAGGATTATGTAACCTCATTCGACCCGTATTCTCCCCAAATCGAAGCTATATCTGTCAAACATCGCCCTTCGGGCGTCTATAAACAAAGCTACCCCGAAATCCTGATTGGCATTTTTGTTTCGAGATATAGCCCCCACCAAGGTCGATGCACGTGGCGAGTGAAAAGGTTACTGGTTATGGATAATGGGGCCAGATAGTGAAAAGGTGCTTGCATCCCGTGCTGATTATTGGACTAGGATAGAACAATTTCGAGTCATGTGAAATGGGGTTCCATTTTCAGGAAATCTGCAATTTGTGTTAACTGGATGCCCAAGGCTAAAAGTTTCCGGCTAACATACAATCTAGGAAAGTGAACTGGGTTGGCTGACTTGCAAATAGCTGCGTCCTGGTGAGCTACACCCCGAATCATATTTCCGAGTTCGTTGGAGCTAAGCTTACAAATTTCACTGATAAACACAGTCTGGGGTGAATTTAATCTGGCACGGTCGATGATTTCGTTTAGTGATTCAGTGCTGAACACTTTCACAAGTCCATTTGTTCATCAACCATACGACGTCGTGCAAAAACATCTTGTAGAAGTAGATAGCTTGAATCTCATGCCTTTAAAACCGTTGATAGGCTATTTAAAGTGTCCGGATATAGATTGACTCTTTAACTGTCTCAATGCCGCTTGTCATTGTCTTCGCTAGATAGAATGACCACATCAGGATAAATCGAAATGAGCTAGCTGCTTGCAAGTACAGGTCGCACTTTTGGTTGCACTAGATATGGACAAAGATTGCGAAATGTTAGATGCGATCACCTATACACTATACCAGTGCTACGGTTGGATGTCGAAGTACAAAAGTTGTCGCCTAGAGAATCTGTCACAATTCAACTGTCTGTCCGTAGCCGTGTGACCTCACCACCATTGTCTGAAGGGCGGTTCGAGGACGTAATGACTACCACGGGCTACGCAGACCGTTTGACCATCAGGCGAGAAAAAGCCCATTTAAACTCCTATGTATATTTGGGACAGCCCAGTTTTCTAGTGCACTATTTAAAATTCAATCATAGTCACTCACTGTTCTGAGCAAGTACGGCTCCTCGAGGTACCTTTCTTCATCCGTCGTCAGGAGCCTATCCTCGTAACCCAAAGCCTCATAACCCTTTCCACAGATCTAAAGCAAGGAAGGTGAATGGGTCGAAGCGATGGATTTGAAATAAATATATGTAGTCGAGACGCAGGCGTTTGAGAGAGGCGTTTACTGCGTGAAGATAGCTTTTCGAGAAAAGGCAAGCTCGTGGGCACTGACATTAAATATTGACGGGACTAAATAATGTGATATTGGATTTTATTCAGCAGGGCTTAGTCTCTACATGGAGGGAACCGCTGTCTGAATAGAGGTATGGTAATAAATTGAATGGAGCATAGACAGCGTCATTTTGAAAGAATCCTCTGCATACGTTAACTTATGCTACCGATTTTTCTCCCTAAATATATCGAAAGCACTGTACGTTTATATGATGAGCTAGCCAAGTTGCATTGTTGCACTATATTGAAAATGACACAACTGTACCATAATATGCACCTAGGTTTGTTTATTGACGAGAATCTAATGGAGAGTAATGCCATTCCCTGCAGATTTGGAATATTTCAAGCTGCCAGGAATGCTCCGAGATCAACAGGACACGCTGCATGCAACCTTCACCAGCTGTCGTGGTCCGAGTCTGCATACCCATCAAAGCGTCCGTGTGCAAACTTCGGACGGCCACTCTCACTCGCCGAATCATCAAAGTTGAAGTCGTCGTCCGAAGAATTCCGACGATACGTGCCAAACATCGAGGTCGGATCGTCTTCATCTGAAGATATCTCTTCATCCGGATAATCGTTGGCGGGATTGTTTTCGGCTGTATTCTCTCTAGTTAGCATACGCACAAGACGGAAAACCACGAACACCTTCCACTACGGGCCTTGCCAACGCGCCCATacaaaggaaagaaaaagagcaacTTACCATTCGAGTCGGCGTCTTCGCTGTCccactcctcctcgtcgtcctcgacgaaaTGTTCCCAGTATTCCTCGTCCTCGGCTGTGATAACGATGACTCCGACACCATGCGTTGGCTCCAGGCTCTTTTGCTGTTGAACGGAGTCGAGTTCAGCGAGCGGATTCTTAAGCATCTCGCTTTCTCCTATGGGCCGCCGGATGTAGACATCGTAAACATAGTCGGCATCACTGTCCTCTGCTTCGAGTTGCTCCGGGGTATCGTCCACCCCCATCTCAATACTCTCAGCAGAGGTCTTCGATATTGCCGGTGTAGTCCGGGGCTCTTTGGGAGGTCGTGGCTGATACTTCAGAGGAGGCTTCGGCCCCGGTGCGGGTGTTTCATGCGTCGTGGAAAGAGATTCCGTGTTAGACACATCGATATCCATGCCTCGATCCCCTGTCTCGAGTTCCAGAGCAACCTGCTCAAGTTCCCGAGCAAGACGTTCCGACTCATCGTCCCAGTTGGTGTTATGCGCCAGCGCGGACTTTTCCAATGTATCAGACAAATGTTGCTTGGCAGCAGAGATGGCGCCCTTCCGCTCCTctctccacttcttctctgccTGATTCACGACAGGCCGCTTTCTTGGTCGAGCTGGCGGTTCGACAGCCTCGATACCATTTTCGTGCAGCAAAGACGAACTGCGGTTACCGTCAATCTGTGCCTGAacggccagcttggccaccATCGATGCCTGTCGCGAGTGCGGTTCGCGGCGAAGCTGTTCGACCAAAACCGCCACACCAGGCGCTGGGCCATCCGCTCGGCGCTTTTGGATGCCACCACCCAGGCTTCGCAGAGAACCAAGATTGGTACTGCTAGATCGGGAAATCTGGAACCGACGCAGTGAATGCGCTCGGTTAGACGAAGGGGTCGCGATCGATGTAGATGTACTTTGATGAACTGCCGGTGGGGTTTCAGGTGCAGTTGGCGGTGTcggcggagcaggagaaTGCACGGCGCGTTCGTGCTTATCAGCCGACTCTTTCCTCGCAGCGGCCATCCGCTGTGCCTCGCGGAACTCAGCACCGGGCGACGTGGCTCGCACCAAGGGCACGCCATTAGCCGAGGTAGTCTGGGTCGCTGCTGCACTACGTGAAGGGAACTTCAAGCTGCTCACAGACCTAGGACTGCGCAGAGCTCGCTGTGCCGCAGAAGCGGGCCCACTGGGTGACTTATTTTCGCCATCACCCAAAAGGACTCGGTGGAAGACAAAGTCTGTGAAGCGACGTTTTGTCTGATGGAGCGTAGATTGAATGTCTGTTTGAGTTATGTTAGGAATGCAAGAGAGAGAACACCCTATCAGGCCAAGAGATATACATCGCGGGGTCAATTAAGAAGGGGGGATTCCGTACACAGTGTCTCCACGGGCTCTTCCTCGCGGCGGCGCTTGATGTTGATTTGTTCAGGTGGAAGCGGCATTTTATATATGGTGCACAACACCTCCTGGGTGATCGTTGCCGAGGATGAACGAGgcgtggagaagaagcgaaggTGTTTTTACTGGGGCGCCCGATTGGGACTAGCGGTCATGTGATATCAACCCTTTTCCCTCGTCCGGCCGCACCAGTCCAATTAGCTCCTTCAGCTCAATGAGTTGGTTTAAGAATCCATTCCTAGGGCGTGTTGTAACAAGCTCCACATTGTAGATTTCTTAGTTCTTTAAAAGGAAGTCGAAGTGAATTAATTATCCAGCCACATCCAGGGCCAAATCACCAGCGAATTCAACTAAATAGGCGGCAAGCCTATATATAGTGTCAGAATAAGAGGAATAGGTGTGAAATAAAGGGCCGACAAGCAGCATGATCAAGATCTGGGTGCGTACAATGTGGCAATGTAGCGCTATGTTTCAAAAGTCGCTGTTGGGATGGATTTCATAGTTCTAGTTAGGCAATTTTTGGATTATACAAGAATTTAATAATTACACTGAAACGTCTGATTATTAGAAGTTGGCGCGATTAACTAATAAGAACGCGTCATTACTACACTAGTTGTATGACGCTAAAAACCACACTAATTGGACTGGCGCGGACGGACGAGGAAATAAACTATGGGCACATAGTTTTGTGATGAATAAGTTAAGGCAGTCAAATTCCGATTACGTGACGTCGTTAGGGAAATCAATGTATGACTGATAGAAATCGCTATTGTTGGGTTCTTGTGGCTGCGGGCAGCGAGGACTATGGGCGGAGATACGGTTAGTTTATTTTCGAAGTACCCGTTTTgaatggcgaagaagatgtctTCTGGCAATCGATCGCGAAGATTGCATGCTGCCGTCTTGCGGGATTAATTTTATACGGGAGACCTCGAAACTCCTCGATTCCTGGGATAATCTACCGGTCCCACACTGTTGTTGGTAGGAGGGAGTTGTCTGTAGCGAAGTAAGACTTCCGGCGATCTTCCATCAGCTTCCCTCGCCAGGCATTGCTCGCCTTCTGAAGCCTCCATGATCTGAATATCACAAGCGAGTTATTTCCTCTGCAGCGCGCCTAGTGATTTGTAGATTGGCGGCCTAAGTAACAAAAAATAGAGTTCCCAATTGCGGCCACGGGTTGCTCATTCGGAGACAAACAATGCACACCTACTTAGCAAGCCATTGAAGCCAGGAACCAATCAGCAATGCTCTCTACGTGCCGTGTCGAAGTTTAATCGGCGATTTCTTTGGAGATTCATGCCGACCGGCATCAACTGGTCGCCTTGCAGCTGGTCACGTACTTATTCAATGCTGACACTGCCAACCTCGGTGCCAGAATCAGGTTTATCTAGATCAACTGCTttggaagaaaaggaagaagccTATGCTACTGAAGTAGACAATGTATAGCTGAAAATCTGCCAAATATCACAATGTTCACAAACATATTTTTGGTAATAATGGACCTAATGCATCGAGTTATCATTATGCTTCTAGCTTGCGGGTAGTACCACGTGGGATCTCGGTTTGAGTTAAATGAAAGTGAGTCGGGTGAAGATCTTTAAAAGACACGACAAAATAATAATATAGCTGTGCATAGAATTACTTAGTTTATTATGGAGGGCCGTTATATATAGCACAATCCCCGCCCCAGGCGAAGAATGGCCTCCTGATCGACCGAACAAGCTCCGGGCCCTTCATGCAGCGCAGCCAAGAAAACGATTTCCACAACTCCGTCTCTTTGACCTGCAAATAGTCTTCTCCACTGCCTCGAGccacatcaccaccataGGACTGCGCCACAACGAAAAAATATTTTCCCTCATCGGCGGGCGCAGTCAACACATCGCGGAGCAAGGTGACTATGTAACGTCGTCCGTTAAAGCCTTAAGAGGGAGTTTCAGCGCCGACTGAAGGGTGCAGGAGAATGATAATTTATTCGACGAAACGCCCAGGGCATCAAGACGGGGGGGGGGGCCAAAGCAGACTGCTGGGTGGGCCTAATCAGGCGCGACGAGACAAAGCAAGTGTTGGAGAACTTAATTTGAGTTTTGAAGTTACATAGATGTTGAAACCCAGTCTTGAGTAGTATGGGTGGGTGGGTAATCATTCCTTTTGGAGGTGCTCTGGGATTGGAGCTTCATTGGCGCCCTGGAGTATTAGTGCGCACAAGGACTCATCTGCCCTGATAACGAAAACTATCAGGATTGATGAAACTAGGCTAGTTCTGGACTAAATGAATCGAAAAAGTATGCAGGAATTGAGGTCATAGCGTACCGGCCCTGGCCCTCGGGTTCGATGGGGGCCACGACGACCGAGCCAACGGCGATGGCTTGTCATGGAGTTTGATTACCTTCAGTGAGGTGCCATCTTCTCTGTCTCATTTATCCGTCCTGGTTCTTCACAagacttcttcttcccgtACCAGAGAACTATGTCGCCAACATGACACCAAGCGACGCGAACGAATCGACCCAGCTCAAGCAGCGAGTCACGACCATCGTGCTCGCTGTGCTGGCTATCGTTTTCGTGGCGCTCAGGCTAACGGCGCGCCAGATGAAGAGAATATCGTGGGGGATGGACGATTACACGTTGATTGTGGGATTGGTGAGCCTGTCGCCTTGATTTGATTCAATGTCACAGACTACTCACCTTGCTACAGGGTTTTGTGGTGGCTGCTGCCGGAGTCAATCTCGCCTGTCTGTCTCAACACATCATTAGTCCGACTCTAGAAGATATACTGACAATTATCAAGGTGTACACTATGGCCTGGGCCGCCACGGCTTCACCCTCTCCGGAGCTGAGCGGCTAGCCATGGACAAGGTAGAGCCCTCATACAACAACGACAAAGCGACGGCCTCGCTGACACCTATGGACAGTTAATCTTCGCCTTCGAACCGCTCTACCTCGCCGCCATCGGAACCATCAAAATATCTGTCCTCCTCATGTATTACCGCATCTTCCCTGTCCGCACCACCAAGATCGGTGGGTATATTCTGGGAAGCATCACTATCGCCTGGATGGTATCCGCCGAATTCGTCTCTATCTTCCAGTGTATACCCGTAGCGAGCTCGTATATACCCGATCTTCCAGGCAAGTGCATTAATCTCAAAGGCGCGTTGATTGGCATCGGGGTGCCAAATTTCGTGACGGATATCTTTATTCTGGCGTTACCGGCACGTCTTATTTGGCGGCTGCACGCGAGCCTGTGGCAACGAATTTCTATTATACTGGTGTTCTTGAGCGGAAGCTTGTATGCAGCACCCACCCCATCTTGTTCCTTTACAGCCCCCAGGCTGCGGAGTTGTTGGATTCATAGAGGGGCTAATGCTAACGCGAATTACAGTGTCGTTTTCGCGAGTGTGTACCGCTTGACCCTCATGTTCAATTACGAGGTCAGCGACGTCGCCTGGACTCTCGCTCCCACCGAAACCTGGTGCGTCGTCGAATCGGCCGCGGGTGTCATCTCAGCCTGTCTGCCCACCCTGGTGCCACTTTTCAGATCCTGTACGACTGCGTTTATCTCAACTGTCCGTTCGTCGACCAAGTACGGCAATAGCCAGTCTGGCACTGGAGCACGCGCGGCGGAACCCAACAGCGCTGAGAGAGGCTGGCAACGCACAGGTGAAGCGAATTACCCGATGGGACCTGTCGGGTCTAGCAATATGGGGAGCCGTTCGCCGCATGCCCAAGGGAAAGGGTGGACGATGATTGGGACAGATGGTAATGATAGTGATTGGTGAAGGATTAGTCCTCATGCCAGGTTTTTGTTGCAGGTGGCACATAATGGTTAACCGATGCCTGCGGAAGATTATTACATAGAGCTACAGTTTAGAAACGATAAATGATACCCTATTGAACTCACAAATCTGCTCCTATAGACCTACCAGGGGGAACAAGGCCCCGATCtttctcggcctcatcaCCTTCCCAATCTTCAATATATGCCTCTTCCCAATCTTCAACATCCGGCAGTACCTCTGCAGGTGACGGCATGTGAATGTGAACGAAGGATCGACCCATTCTAGGGCGCTTCAAGATGCGCGCCTGATTCGTACCCCGCTTCTAATTTGCTGATCACAGATTTT
Encoded here:
- a CDS encoding uncharacterized protein (ID:PFLUO_009322-T1.cds;~source:funannotate); the protein is MATHAESYGHLPSTRQSRMKIDSLLNPNTDDCVYSAPSSSHGFNFPQQSPGFPWYSRYPGYHDTSPGEVSTPTTHASSGSNSSSLNPQQHHHHHMFLSYRPSGSAPSSPDPYQPRERYDSVSSSSSTNGTDRRRPPRPKYEEEEMYFIWYHRVDLCQEWKEVRESFNRQFPNRQRRGFQGIQCKFYRFIKEKQCPTLREQRRMRDGEFLREGASLTSADSNAPRFGVLEWGKVWYPWMRESRDEVMRPKSS
- a CDS encoding uncharacterized protein (ID:PFLUO_009323-T1.cds;~source:funannotate) → MPLPPEQINIKRRREEEPVETLYIQSTLHQTKRRFTDFVFHRVLLGDGENKSPSGPASAAQRALRSPRSVSSLKFPSRSAAATQTTSANGVPLVRATSPGAEFREAQRMAAARKESADKHERAVHSPAPPTPPTAPETPPAVHQSTSTSIATPSSNRAHSLRRFQISRSSSTNLGSLRSLGGGIQKRRADGPAPGVAVLVEQLRREPHSRQASMVAKLAVQAQIDGNRSSSLLHENGIEAVEPPARPRKRPVVNQAEKKWREERKGAISAAKQHLSDTLEKSALAHNTNWDDESERLARELEQVALELETGDRGMDIDVSNTESLSTTHETPAPGPKPPLKYQPRPPKEPRTTPAISKTSAESIEMGVDDTPEQLEAEDSDADYVYDVYIRRPIGESEMLKNPLAELDSVQQQKSLEPTHGVGVIVITAEDEEYWEHFVEDDEEEWDSEDADSNAENNPANDYPDEEISSDEDDPTSMFGTYRRNSSDDDFNFDDSASESGRPKFAHGRFDGYADSDHDSW
- a CDS encoding uncharacterized protein (ID:PFLUO_009324-T1.cds;~source:funannotate) codes for the protein MTPSDANESTQLKQRVTTIVLAVLAIVFVALRLTARQMKRISWGMDDYTLIVGLGFVVAAAGVNLACVHYGLGRHGFTLSGAERLAMDKLIFAFEPLYLAAIGTIKISVLLMYYRIFPVRTTKIGGVVFASVYRLTLMFNYEVSDVAWTLAPTETWCVVESAAGVISACLPTLVPLFRSCTTAFISTVRSSTKYGNSQSGTGARAAEPNSAERGWQRTGEANYPMGPVGSSNMGSRSPHAQGKGWTMIGTDGNDSDW